In Chitinibacter sp. SCUT-21, a single genomic region encodes these proteins:
- a CDS encoding RsmB/NOP family class I SAM-dependent RNA methyltransferase: MTPKQLSATLDILNSALGFNAPADAVVSRHFRENKDLGHKDRAVIAETVFSMLRHLPQLEWLAGSTDGKLASTRELLLAYFTRIKHLNVRELPAVFTDEDKERAGAMKGMALRDAPLNVRAAMPQWLVEAMQAEGQDEAQILAMGQAMLQPAPLDIRVNSIKAKRDAVAAELKAAGDINTTPTPYSPWGLRVEGKPAINKYKCFIEGRVEVQDEGSQLLGLLSGVKRGQMVTDFCAGAGGKTLLLGAMMQNTGRLYAFDVSEKRLANLKPRLARSGLSNVNPQLIASETDQKIKRLAGKMDVVLVDSPCSGMGTLRRNPDLKMRQSAQSVAELNDKQRAILKSAARLVKNGGRLVYATCSFLQSENQAIVREFLAAHPDFQLLDARELLAKERVEIALNDEFLQLTPQQHQTDAFFAAVLQRVSAEKAKAQEEAAMLSAEDEMAE; the protein is encoded by the coding sequence ATGACACCAAAGCAATTGTCCGCCACGCTTGATATTTTGAATTCCGCGCTGGGTTTTAATGCGCCAGCCGATGCTGTGGTTTCACGCCATTTCCGTGAAAATAAAGACTTGGGTCACAAAGATCGCGCTGTGATTGCTGAAACCGTATTTAGCATGCTGCGTCATTTGCCGCAGCTTGAATGGCTGGCAGGCAGTACTGACGGTAAATTGGCCAGTACGCGTGAGTTGCTATTGGCGTACTTTACCCGCATTAAGCATTTGAACGTACGCGAATTGCCTGCGGTATTTACGGATGAAGACAAAGAGCGCGCAGGCGCAATGAAGGGTATGGCGCTGCGAGACGCGCCACTGAACGTGCGTGCGGCTATGCCCCAGTGGTTGGTCGAAGCGATGCAGGCTGAAGGGCAGGATGAAGCGCAAATTTTGGCGATGGGCCAAGCGATGTTGCAGCCTGCGCCACTCGATATTCGCGTTAATAGCATCAAAGCTAAGCGCGATGCCGTGGCGGCAGAATTAAAGGCTGCGGGAGACATTAACACCACGCCTACACCGTATTCTCCATGGGGCTTGCGCGTTGAAGGCAAGCCCGCGATCAATAAATACAAATGCTTTATTGAGGGCCGCGTTGAAGTTCAAGACGAAGGTAGCCAATTGTTGGGCCTATTGTCGGGCGTGAAGCGCGGCCAAATGGTGACCGACTTCTGCGCGGGGGCAGGTGGTAAAACTCTGTTGCTCGGCGCGATGATGCAAAACACCGGCCGCTTGTACGCGTTTGACGTCTCTGAAAAACGCTTGGCCAACTTAAAGCCTCGTCTGGCTCGTTCTGGTTTGTCGAACGTGAACCCGCAATTGATCGCATCGGAAACCGACCAGAAGATTAAGCGTTTGGCCGGCAAAATGGACGTGGTGTTGGTTGATTCGCCTTGTTCTGGTATGGGTACTTTGCGCCGCAATCCCGACCTGAAAATGCGCCAGTCAGCGCAAAGCGTGGCTGAGTTGAACGACAAGCAGCGCGCGATTTTAAAATCGGCGGCGCGTTTGGTGAAAAACGGCGGTCGTTTGGTGTATGCAACGTGCAGTTTCTTGCAGAGCGAAAATCAAGCTATCGTGCGTGAGTTTTTGGCGGCGCATCCTGATTTTCAATTGCTCGACGCGCGTGAATTGCTCGCGAAAGAGCGCGTGGAGATTGCCCTGAACGACGAATTCTTGCAATTAACACCGCAACAGCACCAAACCGATGCATTCTTTGCAGCGGTGTTGCAGCGAGTGAGCGCCGAAAAAGCCAAAGCGCAAGAAGAAGCGGCGATGCTATCGGCAGAAGACGAAATGGCAGAATAA
- the purM gene encoding phosphoribosylformylglycinamidine cyclo-ligase produces the protein MSYRDAGVDIDAGDQLVENIKPFAKRTMRPEVLGGIGGFGALVEISKKFKEPVLVSGTDGVGTKLKLAFELNRHDTVGIDLVGMSVNDILVQGAEPLFFLDYFACGKLDVDSATEVIKGIAYGCEQAGCALTGGETAEMPGMYPVGEYDLAGFAVGVVEKSKVITGQDIKAGDVVLGLASNGAHSNGYSLIRKILNLGQVDFNAEFDGGRSLSDVVMAPTRIYVKPLLKLIDTLTVKGMAHITGGGITENVPRVLPSNVVAQIDAASWTMPKLFTWLQEQGNVAQQEMYKTFNCGVGMVVIVAAQDAAAATALLQAEGETVYQLGVVRERVGDEHQTQVA, from the coding sequence CTGAGCTACCGCGACGCCGGTGTTGATATCGACGCTGGTGACCAGCTTGTCGAAAATATTAAACCTTTTGCCAAGCGCACAATGCGCCCCGAAGTACTCGGCGGCATCGGTGGTTTTGGTGCGCTGGTTGAAATCAGCAAAAAATTTAAAGAACCCGTTTTGGTGTCAGGCACTGATGGTGTGGGCACGAAACTGAAACTGGCTTTCGAATTAAACCGCCATGACACCGTCGGTATCGACTTGGTGGGTATGAGCGTCAACGATATCTTGGTGCAAGGCGCTGAGCCTTTGTTCTTCCTTGATTACTTCGCCTGCGGCAAATTGGACGTAGATAGCGCAACTGAAGTGATTAAAGGCATTGCCTATGGTTGCGAGCAAGCAGGTTGCGCTTTGACTGGTGGCGAAACGGCTGAGATGCCAGGCATGTACCCGGTTGGCGAATACGATTTGGCTGGCTTTGCAGTTGGCGTGGTTGAAAAATCAAAAGTCATCACTGGCCAAGACATCAAAGCGGGTGACGTGGTATTGGGCTTGGCATCGAACGGTGCGCACTCAAACGGTTACTCTTTGATCCGTAAAATTTTGAATTTGGGTCAAGTGGATTTTAACGCTGAATTCGACGGCGGTCGTTCATTGTCAGACGTGGTGATGGCGCCAACGCGTATTTATGTAAAACCATTGTTGAAACTGATCGATACCTTGACGGTCAAAGGCATGGCGCACATTACTGGCGGCGGTATTACTGAAAATGTACCTCGCGTATTGCCAAGCAATGTGGTTGCGCAAATTGACGCAGCAAGCTGGACTATGCCTAAGCTGTTCACTTGGTTGCAAGAACAAGGCAATGTGGCGCAGCAAGAAATGTACAAAACCTTCAACTGTGGCGTCGGTATGGTTGTCATCGTCGCGGCCCAAGATGCTGCTGCAGCGACTGCACTGCTGCAAGCCGAAGGTGAGACGGTTTACCAGTTGGGCGTAGTGCGCGAGCGCGTTGGCGACGAGCACCAAACTCAAGTGGCGTAA
- a CDS encoding cytochrome bc complex cytochrome b subunit → MSNQQQGLPEKVLGWVDERFPLTSTWKAHVSEYYAPKNFNFWYFFGSLAMLVLVIQIVTGIFLTMNYKPDGNLIPGTNISVAFASVEYIMRDVAGGWIIRYMHSTGASMFFVVVYLHMFRGLIYGSYKQPRELVWVFGTLIFLILMAEAFLGYLLPWGQMSFWGAQVIVNLFASIPVIGPDLSVLIRGDFVVSDATLNRFFALHVIAVPLVLLALVVAHLVALHEVGSNNPDGVEIKKNKDPITHIPVDGIAFHPYYTVKDVLGVAVFLAVFCGILFFAPEMGGFFLEKPNFDPADALKTPAHIAPVWYFTPFYAILRAIPSFLGTQVWGVLGMGAAVVLIAFLPWLDRSPIKSIRYRPTSFKVMLVLFLISFIGLGILGAKPATDFRTIVSQVLSIVYFAFFLGMPFYTKNEKPCAPVPERVTFSTGKQQVMFFVYVAIAVVGAYLFGTFI, encoded by the coding sequence ATGAGCAATCAGCAGCAAGGTTTACCGGAAAAGGTTCTCGGCTGGGTTGATGAGCGCTTCCCGCTCACCAGCACTTGGAAAGCCCACGTTTCCGAATATTACGCACCAAAAAACTTTAACTTCTGGTACTTCTTTGGTTCATTGGCGATGTTAGTTCTGGTTATCCAGATCGTAACCGGCATTTTCCTGACCATGAACTACAAACCAGATGGCAATCTGATTCCTGGCACCAATATTTCGGTGGCGTTTGCATCAGTTGAATACATTATGCGCGACGTGGCAGGTGGCTGGATTATTCGCTACATGCACTCCACTGGCGCTTCGATGTTCTTCGTTGTCGTGTACCTGCATATGTTCCGTGGCTTGATTTACGGTTCATACAAACAACCACGTGAATTGGTTTGGGTATTCGGTACTTTGATCTTCTTGATCTTGATGGCTGAAGCATTCTTGGGCTACTTGTTGCCTTGGGGTCAAATGTCATTCTGGGGTGCGCAGGTTATTGTTAACTTGTTCGCGTCTATTCCAGTAATCGGCCCAGATCTTTCTGTTCTGATTCGTGGTGACTTCGTTGTCTCTGATGCAACTCTGAACCGCTTCTTCGCCTTGCATGTGATTGCCGTTCCATTGGTGCTGTTGGCACTGGTGGTTGCGCACTTGGTGGCGTTGCACGAAGTCGGCTCAAACAACCCAGACGGCGTTGAGATCAAGAAAAACAAAGATCCAATTACGCATATCCCTGTTGATGGCATTGCCTTCCACCCTTACTACACAGTGAAAGACGTGTTGGGTGTGGCTGTGTTCCTAGCAGTGTTCTGCGGCATCTTATTCTTTGCACCAGAAATGGGCGGCTTCTTCCTTGAGAAACCGAACTTTGACCCTGCTGATGCATTGAAAACACCAGCGCACATTGCGCCAGTTTGGTACTTCACACCGTTCTACGCGATCTTGCGTGCGATCCCATCATTCTTAGGTACGCAAGTTTGGGGCGTATTGGGTATGGGTGCTGCGGTTGTGTTGATCGCGTTCTTGCCATGGCTGGATCGCTCGCCAATTAAATCAATCCGCTACCGTCCAACGAGCTTTAAAGTGATGTTGGTGCTGTTCCTGATTTCATTTATTGGCTTAGGTATCTTGGGTGCGAAACCAGCGACGGACTTCCGTACTATTGTTTCGCAAGTATTGAGCATTGTTTACTTTGCCTTCTTCTTGGGTATGCCGTTCTACACCAAGAATGAGAAGCCTTGCGCGCCAGTACCTGAGCGTGTGACGTTTTCAACCGGCAAACAACAAGTGATGTTCTTCGTGTATGTGGCGATTGCAGTCGTTGGCGCATACCTATTTGGCACATTTATCTAA
- a CDS encoding ClpXP protease specificity-enhancing factor: MQTVSTKPYLLRAIHEWCSDQGFTPYLVVAVRGKMQVPMEYVKNGEIVLNVSYNACRNLTIANDFISFSARFNGVPRDIEIPVGAVISIFSRENGEGMGFEYEGSAVGEPESAPESNPDEPPPQDPPPRPSGRPQLRVVK; the protein is encoded by the coding sequence ATGCAAACTGTATCGACCAAACCGTATTTATTGCGCGCCATTCATGAATGGTGCTCTGACCAAGGTTTTACTCCTTATCTCGTTGTTGCCGTACGTGGCAAAATGCAAGTGCCGATGGAATACGTCAAAAATGGCGAAATTGTCCTCAATGTCAGCTACAACGCTTGTCGCAACTTAACCATTGCCAATGATTTTATTAGTTTTTCTGCGCGTTTTAACGGCGTGCCGCGTGATATCGAAATTCCGGTCGGTGCCGTCATTTCGATTTTCTCACGTGAAAATGGCGAAGGCATGGGCTTTGAATACGAAGGCAGCGCCGTCGGTGAGCCCGAAAGTGCACCAGAATCCAATCCAGACGAACCGCCACCGCAAGACCCACCACCACGCCCAAGCGGCCGTCCGCAATTACGCGTCGTGAAATAA
- a CDS encoding prepilin-type N-terminal cleavage/methylation domain-containing protein, with amino-acid sequence MSFKQQHGFTLVELAIVLVIIGLILGAVFKGNDLIDGAKVKNMAAQVNKMQAAFNVYFEKYGAYPGDGCANVVSNQTTCTGARNGTLDLVENVSTPLILVNSGILTVADLRSVFGAPWVITEGGAITNYATGTNYMTPGSQTAGGVTTQSAVDARFVCALDKAIDDSVPTTGIVRSSSANATTTAGGSAYTNDNGDCWALAGNSTVGVKVLP; translated from the coding sequence ATGAGTTTTAAACAGCAGCATGGTTTTACACTGGTCGAGTTGGCGATTGTTTTGGTGATTATTGGTTTGATCTTGGGTGCAGTTTTTAAAGGGAACGATCTTATCGATGGTGCCAAAGTCAAAAATATGGCAGCACAAGTGAATAAAATGCAGGCGGCATTTAATGTGTATTTTGAGAAGTATGGCGCCTACCCGGGAGATGGTTGCGCGAATGTAGTGAGCAACCAAACCACTTGCACAGGGGCGCGGAATGGGACTTTGGATTTGGTCGAAAATGTCAGCACGCCGTTAATTTTGGTAAATAGCGGGATTTTAACGGTTGCCGATTTGCGGAGTGTATTTGGTGCTCCTTGGGTGATTACTGAGGGCGGAGCGATCACCAATTATGCAACCGGCACTAACTATATGACGCCGGGCTCGCAAACGGCAGGTGGGGTGACAACGCAAAGCGCGGTTGATGCACGATTTGTCTGTGCGCTCGACAAAGCCATTGATGATAGTGTGCCGACTACGGGTATCGTTCGCAGTTCATCTGCTAATGCCACGACTACAGCTGGCGGTAGTGCATATACGAACGATAACGGTGATTGCTGGGCTCTAGCCGGTAATAGTACGGTTGGGGTGAAAGTTTTACCTTAG
- a CDS encoding glutathione S-transferase N-terminal domain-containing protein: protein MMKLYSGTSCPFSHRCRIVLFEKGMDFEILDVDIHSKPEDLAIMNPYNEVPVLVERDLQLYESNIINEYIDERFPHPQLMPADPVMRARARLMLFNLERELFIHVKTLEDATAKKTALEAARAAIRDNLTQIAPIFTKQKYILGEEFSMLDVAIAPLLWRFEHYGIEVTKGLVPVMKYAERLFSREAFIDSLTANEKAMRK from the coding sequence ATGATGAAGTTGTACTCTGGTACTTCCTGCCCTTTCAGCCACCGCTGCCGTATTGTGTTGTTTGAAAAAGGCATGGACTTTGAAATTCTTGATGTGGATATTCACAGCAAACCAGAAGATTTGGCGATCATGAATCCGTACAATGAAGTGCCAGTGCTGGTTGAACGTGACTTGCAGTTGTACGAATCAAACATCATCAACGAATACATTGATGAGCGTTTCCCACACCCACAATTGATGCCAGCTGATCCAGTAATGCGCGCCCGCGCCCGCCTGATGCTGTTTAATTTGGAACGCGAGTTGTTTATCCACGTAAAAACGCTGGAAGATGCGACCGCGAAAAAAACCGCGCTCGAAGCCGCTCGTGCGGCGATTCGCGACAATTTGACGCAAATTGCACCGATCTTCACCAAACAAAAGTACATTTTGGGTGAAGAATTCTCGATGCTCGACGTAGCAATTGCACCGTTACTGTGGCGTTTTGAACACTACGGAATTGAAGTCACTAAAGGCTTAGTGCCGGTAATGAAATACGCTGAGCGCCTGTTTAGCCGCGAAGCATTCATCGATTCGTTGACCGCCAACGAAAAAGCAATGCGCAAATAA
- a CDS encoding DUF3108 domain-containing protein, with protein sequence MPTSICECLIFDMKKYVWWALALSILLHLASVLAEPALNWLQYRQIDDPVLKQTQRQLQAQNLNDDDLPAELANVTPVEQQVVHLHRIVPLAIKASAQPKLASRPKTVQASPTPKVVKASAVVASSTIASDIAREAVIASEVVVLAASQASPASKVGVLPKLASAASRASRASSVAVATKIDRAAAKRFPRDVKIEYRYMGFPAYLHWQLAQGRYELQLDVPIPGHARRFISRGKVDKYGVMPEQFIEFRKQFETPKYDVHFDWDKELVTLIEGSQQKTEPFAAGDQDLMSAALHLALMGGSQPKYEMAMFSGRKRYPDVKFELKGEASLKIGGKEIPALLMASRSGERQVDFWLAPDWHNLPVRMVINFGKDGSYDLSAYNITLDGKKVLEWVNPNTQAQQIHRP encoded by the coding sequence ATGCCGACGTCTATTTGCGAGTGCCTCATATTTGATATGAAGAAATACGTGTGGTGGGCTTTGGCCCTGTCGATTCTGTTGCACTTGGCATCGGTACTGGCCGAGCCTGCGCTCAATTGGCTGCAATATCGCCAGATCGACGACCCCGTATTAAAGCAAACGCAGCGACAATTACAGGCGCAAAATCTAAATGATGATGATCTGCCTGCTGAATTGGCGAATGTAACACCCGTTGAGCAACAAGTAGTGCACTTGCACCGCATTGTCCCGCTGGCGATTAAAGCAAGTGCTCAACCAAAGCTGGCAAGTCGTCCCAAAACAGTTCAGGCGAGTCCTACACCGAAAGTGGTCAAGGCGTCTGCAGTGGTGGCTTCGAGTACGATAGCATCAGACATTGCCCGTGAAGCCGTTATTGCATCGGAAGTGGTGGTGCTGGCGGCTAGTCAAGCCAGCCCAGCTAGCAAGGTTGGCGTGCTGCCTAAATTGGCCAGTGCCGCATCACGTGCGTCGCGCGCATCTAGCGTTGCGGTCGCGACTAAAATAGATCGTGCTGCGGCCAAGCGCTTTCCGCGCGATGTCAAAATTGAGTACCGCTATATGGGTTTCCCAGCCTATTTGCATTGGCAGTTGGCGCAGGGCCGATATGAGTTGCAGCTCGATGTGCCGATTCCTGGCCATGCACGGCGTTTTATTAGCCGTGGCAAGGTCGATAAATATGGCGTGATGCCTGAGCAGTTTATTGAGTTCCGCAAGCAATTTGAAACGCCAAAATACGACGTGCATTTTGATTGGGATAAAGAGCTGGTTACGCTGATCGAGGGCTCGCAGCAAAAAACAGAACCTTTTGCTGCTGGGGATCAAGACTTAATGTCGGCAGCGCTGCACTTGGCCTTAATGGGCGGCAGTCAGCCCAAGTATGAAATGGCGATGTTTTCGGGGCGTAAACGCTATCCGGATGTGAAATTTGAATTGAAAGGCGAAGCCAGTTTGAAAATAGGCGGTAAAGAAATTCCCGCTTTACTGATGGCCTCGCGTAGTGGCGAGCGACAAGTGGATTTTTGGCTGGCGCCTGATTGGCATAATTTGCCAGTTCGCATGGTGATCAATTTTGGCAAAGATGGCAGTTATGACTTATCGGCCTACAATATCACCTTGGACGGCAAGAAAGTATTGGAATGGGTAAATCCGAATACCCAAGCGCAGCAGATCCATCGCCCTTAA
- a CDS encoding cytochrome c1 translates to MKKTLASLLAIASLALAGQSFAAGAEGVHLDKAPIDHKNAESIQRGAQTFVNYCLSCHGAAVMRYNRLQDIGLTEAQIKANLMFASEKVGDQMKVAMDAKDGKAWFGATPPDLSLIARSRGEDWLYTYLRTFYRDDTRPTGWNNLVFDKVGMPHVLWELQGEQILKVEGEGPHAKKSLVLVKPGTLTRGGENGTFDNHEYDQRVGDLVNYLSYMAEPSQVKREQIGYGVLLFLILFLIPVSYLLKKEYWRDIH, encoded by the coding sequence ATGAAAAAAACACTCGCTAGCCTCCTCGCCATCGCTTCTTTGGCCCTTGCAGGCCAAAGCTTTGCGGCTGGTGCCGAAGGTGTTCATTTAGACAAAGCGCCGATCGATCACAAAAACGCTGAAAGTATCCAGCGTGGCGCGCAAACCTTTGTGAACTACTGTTTGTCTTGTCACGGCGCAGCCGTTATGCGCTACAACCGTTTGCAAGACATTGGCCTGACTGAAGCGCAAATCAAAGCCAATCTGATGTTCGCCAGCGAAAAAGTGGGCGACCAGATGAAAGTGGCAATGGATGCTAAAGACGGCAAAGCCTGGTTTGGTGCAACGCCGCCGGATTTGAGCTTGATCGCGCGTTCACGCGGTGAAGATTGGCTCTACACTTACCTGCGCACCTTCTACCGTGATGACACCCGCCCTACTGGCTGGAACAATCTGGTATTCGATAAAGTCGGCATGCCTCACGTACTGTGGGAATTGCAAGGTGAGCAAATCCTGAAAGTGGAAGGCGAAGGCCCTCACGCTAAGAAATCATTGGTATTAGTTAAACCTGGTACTCTGACTCGCGGCGGCGAAAATGGAACTTTCGACAACCATGAATACGATCAGCGCGTTGGTGATCTGGTAAATTACCTGTCTTACATGGCAGAGCCATCACAAGTGAAACGTGAACAAATCGGCTACGGCGTACTGCTGTTCCTGATCTTGTTCTTGATTCCAGTGTCTTACTTGTTGAAGAAAGAATACTGGCGCGATATTCACTAA
- the hda gene encoding DnaA regulatory inactivator Hda → MKQLILDFLPPAPTTFDDFVRGDNAELLFQLGEWVRGEVRALYLWGESGAGKSHLLKASLQRLPTQVEVHAINARNEMLPQHIAADAALIVDNVESLDTEQQIVLFDHFNTLREGSGRILVSGTLPAMLLPLRDDLTTRLGWGLVYQLKTLSDEDKMAALQRRARHLGFELPQDLAEYLLKHTERDLPNLYRQIEQINNYSLSKQRPVTLSLVREALKTN, encoded by the coding sequence ATGAAGCAACTTATCCTCGACTTTCTGCCCCCTGCCCCCACCACATTTGATGATTTTGTGCGTGGCGATAATGCTGAGCTCCTTTTCCAACTGGGCGAATGGGTGCGGGGTGAAGTGCGCGCGCTGTATTTGTGGGGCGAGAGTGGCGCGGGTAAAAGTCATTTATTAAAAGCCAGTCTGCAACGTTTGCCGACCCAAGTCGAAGTGCACGCCATCAATGCCCGTAATGAAATGTTGCCCCAACACATCGCAGCCGATGCGGCCCTGATTGTTGACAATGTGGAAAGCCTCGATACCGAGCAGCAAATTGTATTGTTTGATCACTTCAATACATTACGCGAAGGCAGTGGGCGAATACTAGTTAGCGGTACACTACCGGCTATGCTACTGCCGCTGCGCGATGACCTGACCACTCGCCTCGGCTGGGGTTTGGTGTATCAACTCAAGACACTATCGGATGAAGATAAAATGGCCGCCCTACAACGGCGCGCCAGGCATTTGGGCTTCGAGCTGCCACAAGACCTAGCCGAATATTTACTCAAACACACCGAGCGAGACTTACCCAACCTGTATCGCCAGATTGAGCAAATCAATAATTATTCGCTCTCTAAGCAACGCCCTGTCACACTCAGCCTAGTGCGTGAAGCACTGAAAACCAACTAG
- the purN gene encoding phosphoribosylglycinamide formyltransferase, protein MKNIVILISGRGSNMQAIVEAQIAGAHIAAVISNRPDAAGLAWAAERGIKTAVLDHKQFADRESFDRALANLIDGFAPDLVVLAGFMRILTADFVNHYSHRLINVHPSLLPAFTGLNTHQRAIDEGVKLAGCTVHFVTAELDHGPTIAQAAVPVLDDDTAATLAARVLVQEHQLYPQAVAWFVADQLEIVEGKVKINAAVNADVYLRVPHI, encoded by the coding sequence ATGAAAAACATCGTAATTTTGATTTCAGGCCGCGGCAGTAATATGCAGGCCATTGTCGAGGCGCAGATCGCTGGGGCCCATATCGCCGCAGTGATTTCTAATCGCCCGGACGCCGCAGGCTTGGCTTGGGCTGCTGAGCGCGGAATTAAAACCGCAGTGCTCGATCATAAACAATTTGCTGATCGCGAAAGCTTTGATCGCGCCTTGGCGAATTTAATTGACGGCTTTGCGCCTGATTTGGTTGTGTTGGCGGGTTTTATGCGCATTTTGACTGCGGATTTTGTTAATCACTATAGCCATCGCTTGATTAATGTACATCCGTCACTTTTGCCTGCTTTCACCGGTCTTAATACACACCAACGCGCTATCGATGAGGGTGTAAAATTGGCAGGCTGTACCGTGCACTTTGTCACCGCAGAGCTTGATCATGGGCCAACCATCGCGCAGGCGGCGGTGCCTGTGTTGGATGATGATACTGCGGCGACGCTGGCTGCGCGTGTTTTGGTGCAAGAGCATCAACTCTATCCGCAAGCCGTGGCGTGGTTTGTTGCTGATCAATTGGAGATCGTTGAGGGCAAAGTGAAAATTAACGCGGCGGTGAATGCCGACGTCTATTTGCGAGTGCCTCATATTTGA
- the petA gene encoding ubiquinol-cytochrome c reductase iron-sulfur subunit: MSEQQVDNSKRRFLLIATGAVGAVATAGVAVPFVASFFPSERAKAAGAPVEVDISKLEPGQKITVEWRGKPVWVVNRTPEMLKNLPKNDPKLLDPKSDASEQPEYCHNATRSIKPEVWVATGVCTHLGCSPTFRPDLAPADLGPDWVGGFYCPCHGSKFDLAGRVFSGVPAPINLVIPPHKYLSDTTILVGEDK; encoded by the coding sequence ATGAGTGAGCAGCAAGTAGATAATAGCAAACGGCGATTTTTATTAATCGCCACCGGCGCAGTGGGCGCAGTCGCGACAGCAGGGGTAGCAGTTCCTTTTGTCGCTAGCTTCTTCCCATCTGAACGTGCCAAAGCGGCCGGTGCGCCAGTCGAGGTTGACATCAGCAAACTCGAACCAGGCCAAAAAATTACCGTTGAATGGCGCGGTAAGCCTGTTTGGGTGGTTAATCGCACCCCAGAAATGCTGAAAAATCTGCCAAAGAACGATCCAAAACTATTGGATCCGAAATCAGATGCCAGCGAGCAACCAGAGTATTGCCATAACGCAACACGCTCGATCAAACCTGAAGTCTGGGTTGCGACCGGTGTATGTACTCACTTGGGCTGTTCACCCACCTTCCGCCCAGATTTGGCGCCTGCAGATTTAGGTCCGGATTGGGTCGGTGGTTTTTATTGCCCCTGTCATGGCTCCAAGTTCGATTTGGCTGGCCGCGTCTTCTCAGGCGTTCCAGCTCCAATCAACTTGGTTATCCCTCCACATAAATACCTTTCCGACACGACAATTTTGGTCGGCGAAGACAAATAA